A single genomic interval of Mycolicibacterium holsaticum DSM 44478 = JCM 12374 harbors:
- a CDS encoding NAD(P)/FAD-dependent oxidoreductase has protein sequence MSDDWECVVVGAGAAGLSAALVLGRARRRTLVIDAGEPSNSAAPMIGGLLGHDARPPAELYETGRRELAAYPSVRYRAGKVVSGAPVDDRFVLELDDGEQVVTGRVLLATGMQYCPPDLPGLDALWGVSVFQCPFCHGWEMRDKRLAALAAGEEGVHAALMLRGWSDDVVLLTDGSAELDADGRRRLSAAGVAVDERRVVELIGHDSQLTAVAFADVGRLPRDGLLVEAPLRQRSALAEQLGAACADGPLSCDTVDVDPLHRTSTPGVFAAGDLCAEQPYVAGAIAAGSQTAMIVVQSLLADEFQLPYPP, from the coding sequence ATGAGTGACGACTGGGAATGCGTCGTCGTCGGCGCAGGTGCGGCGGGTTTGAGCGCCGCGCTGGTGCTGGGCCGGGCGCGCCGACGCACCCTGGTGATCGACGCCGGCGAGCCGAGCAATTCCGCAGCTCCGATGATCGGCGGGCTGCTGGGCCATGACGCTCGCCCGCCTGCGGAGCTGTACGAGACGGGGCGCCGCGAGCTCGCGGCCTATCCCAGCGTGCGCTACCGCGCGGGGAAGGTGGTCAGCGGCGCACCGGTCGACGACCGGTTTGTGCTCGAACTCGACGACGGTGAGCAGGTGGTTACCGGGCGGGTGCTGCTGGCCACCGGCATGCAGTATTGCCCGCCCGACCTGCCCGGGCTCGACGCGCTCTGGGGCGTCTCGGTGTTCCAGTGTCCGTTCTGTCACGGCTGGGAGATGCGGGACAAGCGGCTGGCCGCGCTGGCCGCGGGCGAAGAGGGGGTCCACGCGGCGTTGATGTTGCGGGGCTGGAGCGACGACGTCGTCCTTCTCACCGACGGGTCAGCCGAGCTCGACGCCGACGGGCGTCGGCGGTTGTCAGCGGCCGGCGTCGCCGTCGACGAACGCCGCGTCGTCGAACTCATCGGCCACGACAGCCAGCTGACCGCGGTGGCCTTCGCCGATGTCGGCCGGCTGCCGCGAGATGGGCTCCTGGTCGAGGCCCCGCTGCGGCAACGGTCGGCACTTGCCGAGCAACTCGGTGCGGCCTGCGCCGACGGCCCACTTTCCTGTGACACCGTCGACGTCGACCCACTGCACCGAACCAGCACACCGGGAGTGTTCGCCGCGGGCGACCTGTGCGCCGAGCAGCCGTATGTGGCCGGAGCCATCGCGGCGGGCTCACAAACCGCGATGATCGTCGTCCAGAGCCTTCTGGCGGACGAATTTCAGCTGCCTTACCCGCCGTAA
- a CDS encoding nitroreductase family protein, producing the protein MTPESVPTTSGDIWTVMSTASTVRRYRDEPVDDATLDRCLSAATWAPSGGNQQPWRFVVLRSEQARAVVTAAAHRTWEELKDFYRVSAPAQGADDSKSRVLRAMAEHMRVGGAAPALVLFCVQPQAGASELQQGGSVFPAVQNFVLAARSQGLGVAITLWHMACEDQLRELVGIPDDWMIATLLTAGWPRGRHKLVRRKPIGEVAVVDRWDQPWPARNPR; encoded by the coding sequence ATGACCCCGGAATCGGTGCCGACCACATCGGGCGACATCTGGACGGTCATGAGCACCGCATCGACGGTCCGTAGATATCGTGACGAACCCGTCGACGACGCCACCCTGGACCGGTGTCTTTCTGCGGCGACCTGGGCACCGTCGGGCGGCAATCAGCAGCCGTGGCGGTTCGTCGTGCTGCGGTCCGAGCAGGCCCGGGCCGTCGTCACCGCTGCCGCCCACCGGACGTGGGAAGAGCTCAAGGATTTCTACCGGGTCTCCGCGCCCGCGCAGGGCGCCGACGACTCCAAGTCCCGTGTGCTGCGCGCCATGGCCGAGCACATGCGTGTCGGCGGTGCGGCGCCTGCCCTCGTGCTGTTCTGCGTGCAGCCGCAGGCCGGGGCGTCCGAGTTGCAGCAAGGCGGGTCGGTGTTTCCGGCGGTGCAGAACTTCGTACTGGCCGCCCGCAGCCAGGGACTGGGCGTGGCCATCACCTTGTGGCACATGGCCTGCGAGGATCAGTTACGCGAACTGGTCGGGATACCCGACGACTGGATGATCGCGACACTTTTGACGGCGGGGTGGCCCAGAGGCAGGCACAAGTTGGTGCGTCGCAAACCCATTGGAGAGGTGGCGGTGGTCGATCGATGGGATCAGCCGTGGCCGGCGCGAAACCCGCGGTAA
- the fadD4 gene encoding fatty-acid--CoA ligase FadD4 codes for MGSAVAGAKPAVILHPSGTVVTFGDLDDGANRLARFLRGAGLVAGDTIAVLMENNEHVHIAMWAARRCGLYYTMINTHLSAAEIAYIVGDSGAKAIISSQAMRAACEALPSGLPTLALIADDDLAGWQRYPECVAGEPPAPITDTRTGQLLQYSAGSTGRPKGIRRPLPPAGSTGVTMSTPVFEALGVTCDSVYLSPAPVYHTAPAMWTMCAQSAGATTVIMERFDAEEALACIQRYRVTHAQFVPTMFVKMLRLPEATRAGYDLSSLERVVHAAAPCPPEIKRQMIAWWGPIIDEYYGSSEGAGISFIRAQEWLRHPGSVGRPLLGTPHILDDNGSEVPAGQIGEIYYEGGYEFAYLNDDAKTAAARSPQGWVTVGDVGYLDEDGYLYLTDRRDHMIISGGVNIYPQETENMLISHPLVVDAAVFGVPDEVMGQRVTAVVQLAEPDLADGALAEALTGWLKERLAHHKCPRAIFFEAELPRTDAGKLYKRKLIKRYGG; via the coding sequence ATGGGATCAGCCGTGGCCGGCGCGAAACCCGCGGTAATACTGCACCCTTCGGGCACCGTTGTGACGTTCGGTGACCTCGATGACGGCGCCAACCGTCTCGCGCGTTTCCTGCGCGGCGCCGGCCTGGTCGCCGGTGACACCATCGCGGTGCTCATGGAGAACAACGAGCATGTCCACATAGCGATGTGGGCGGCGCGTCGGTGCGGTCTGTACTACACCATGATCAACACGCACCTGTCGGCGGCTGAAATCGCCTATATCGTCGGCGACAGCGGGGCGAAGGCGATCATCTCGTCGCAGGCGATGCGGGCCGCCTGCGAAGCGCTACCATCCGGTTTGCCGACGCTGGCGTTGATCGCCGACGACGACCTCGCGGGCTGGCAGCGCTATCCCGAGTGTGTGGCCGGTGAACCGCCGGCGCCGATCACCGACACCCGCACCGGCCAACTCTTGCAGTACTCGGCAGGCAGCACCGGGCGCCCCAAGGGGATCCGCCGACCGCTGCCGCCCGCCGGGTCGACCGGGGTCACGATGTCGACGCCGGTGTTCGAAGCGCTTGGTGTGACGTGTGATTCGGTGTATCTGAGCCCCGCGCCGGTGTACCACACCGCGCCCGCGATGTGGACCATGTGTGCGCAGTCCGCCGGCGCGACGACGGTGATCATGGAACGCTTCGACGCCGAGGAGGCGCTGGCGTGTATACAGCGGTACCGGGTCACCCACGCGCAGTTCGTCCCGACGATGTTCGTGAAGATGTTGCGGCTGCCCGAGGCGACCCGCGCCGGGTACGACCTTTCCAGCCTCGAGCGCGTCGTACACGCCGCGGCGCCGTGCCCGCCGGAGATCAAACGCCAGATGATCGCTTGGTGGGGGCCGATCATCGACGAATACTACGGATCTTCGGAGGGCGCCGGCATCTCCTTCATCCGGGCCCAGGAGTGGCTCCGTCATCCGGGCTCGGTCGGGCGTCCGCTGCTGGGCACGCCACACATCCTCGACGACAACGGATCCGAAGTGCCCGCGGGACAGATCGGCGAAATCTATTACGAGGGCGGGTACGAGTTCGCGTACCTCAACGACGACGCCAAAACCGCTGCGGCGCGCTCGCCCCAGGGCTGGGTCACGGTGGGAGACGTCGGTTACCTCGATGAGGACGGCTATCTGTACCTCACCGACCGGCGCGATCACATGATCATTTCCGGCGGGGTGAACATCTACCCGCAGGAAACCGAGAACATGTTGATCAGCCATCCGCTCGTCGTCGACGCGGCGGTGTTCGGGGTGCCCGACGAGGTGATGGGCCAGCGCGTCACGGCCGTCGTGCAGTTGGCTGAACCGGACTTGGCCGACGGCGCGCTCGCCGAGGCGTTGACCGGTTGGCTCAAAGAGCGGTTGGCGCACCACAAGTGCCCCCGAGCCATCTTCTTCGAAGCTGAGCTGCCCCGCACCGACGCCGGAAAGCTGTACAAGCGCAAGCTGATCAAACGTTACGGCGGGTAA